A region of the Deltaproteobacteria bacterium genome:
TACACTCCTTATCCTCTCATGGCGCCCATGGTCAGACCGGTCACCAGGGATTTTCGAATGACCAGCCCCAGGATGACCATGGGGATAATCATAATCAGACCGCCGGCCATGATCTCGCCCCAGAGAATGCCCGAGGCACTGGCAAATTCTCCGATGCCCACGGGGATCGTCCTGGCTCCATGCCCGCCGAGAACCATGGCGAACAGATAATCGTTCCAGGAAAAGAGGCTGCAAAGGACGATGGTTGAGCCAAGACCAGGCTTTATCATGGGCAAAATCACATCGATGAAGGCGCCTACCCGGCTCCGGCCGTCCACATAGGCGGCTTCTTCCAGC
Encoded here:
- a CDS encoding carbohydrate ABC transporter permease — translated: GKKHLYFWIISTRMAPPVAVMIPLYVLWRSFGILHSLPGLVMAYVTFNLPFSIWLLRGFMDSIPVELEEAAYVDGRSRVGAFIDVILPMIKPGLGSTIVLCSLFSWNDYLFAMVLGGHGARTIPVGIGEFASASGILWGEIMAGGLIMIIPMVILGLVIRKSLVTGLTMGAMRG